A single window of Scylla paramamosain isolate STU-SP2022 chromosome 27, ASM3559412v1, whole genome shotgun sequence DNA harbors:
- the LOC135114338 gene encoding histone H3, which translates to MARTKQTARKSTGGKAPRKQLATKAARKSAPATGGVKKPHRYRPGTVALREIRRYQKSTELLIRKLPFQRLVREIAQDFKTDLRFQSSAVMALQEASEAYLVGLFEDTNLCAIHAKRVTIMPKDIQLARRIRGERA; encoded by the coding sequence atggcacgtaccaagcaaacggctcgcaagtccactggtggcaaggcgccccgcaagcagcttgctacaaaggcagctcgcaagtctgctccagccactggaggtgtcaagaaaccccaccgttacaggcctggaaccgttgctctccgtgagatccgccgttatcagaagagcactgagctgcttatcaggaaactgcctttccagcgcctggtgcgtgaaattgctcaggatttcaagactgacctccgcttccagtcctctgctgtcatggctctccaggaagcttccgaggcttacctcgtgggtctgtttgaggataccaacctgtgcgccatccatgccaagcgcgtgactatcatgccaaaggacatccaactggctcgtcgcatccgtggcgagcgtgcctaa
- the LOC135114435 gene encoding LOW QUALITY PROTEIN: uncharacterized protein LOC135114435 (The sequence of the model RefSeq protein was modified relative to this genomic sequence to represent the inferred CDS: deleted 1 base in 1 codon), translating to MTGRGKGGKGLGKGGAKRHRKVLRDNIQGITKPAIRRLARRGGVKRISGLIYEETRGVLKVFLENVIRDAVTYTEHAKRKTVTAMDVVYALKRQGRTLYGTFVSFLLDRSDVVLAALITMTGRGKGGKGLGKGGAKRHRKVLRDNIQGITKPAIRRLARRGGVKRISGLIYEETRGVLKVFLENVIRDAVTYTEHAKRKTVTAMDVVYALKRQGRTLYGFGG from the exons atgactggccgcggcaagggaggcaagggtcttggaaagggaggcgccaagcgtcaccgtaaggtt cttcgtgataacatccagggaatcaccaagcctgctatccgtcgtctagctcgccgaggtggcgtcaagcgcatctctggtctcatctacgaggagactcgtggggtgctcaaggtgttccttgagaacgttatcagggatgctgtcacctataccgagcacgccaagcgtaagaccgttactgccatggacgttgtctacgccctcaagcgtcagggccgtaccctgtacgga acattcgtgagcttcctgttagaccgttcggacgtcgtactagcagctctcatcaccatgactggccgcggcaagggaggcaagggtcttggaaagggaggcgccaagcgtcaccgtaaggttctgcgtgataacatccagggaatcaccaagcctgctatccgtcgtctagctcgccgaggtggcgtcaagcgcatctctggtctcatctacgaggagactcgtggggtgctcaaggtgttccttgagaacgttatcagggatgctgtcacctataccgagcacgccaagcgtaagaccgttactgccatggacgttgtctacgccctcaagcgtcagggccgtaccctgtacggatttggtggttaa
- the LOC135114339 gene encoding histone H2B — MPPKASGKAAKKAGKAQKAIAKGDKKKKRRRKESYSIYIYKVLKQVHPDTGVSSKAMSIMNSFVNDIFERIAAEASRLAHYNKRSTITSREIQTAVRLLLPGELAKHAVSEGTKAVTKYTSSK, encoded by the coding sequence atgcctcccaaagcatcaggaaaggctgccaagaaagctggcaaggcacagaaggccattgccaagggcgacaagaagaagaagcgcaggaggaaggagagctactccatctacatctacaaggtgctcaagcaagtccacccagacactggcgtgtcctccaaggccatgtcaatcatgaactcgttcgtgaatgacattttcgagcgcatcgctgccgaggcatcccgcctggcacactataacaagcgctccaccatcaccagccgggaaatccagaccgctgtccgtcttcttctgcctggtgaactggcaaaacacgctgtttctgaaggcaccaaggctgttaccaagtatacctcctccaagtaa